The DNA sequence CCCCCCCGCCGCCGCCCCCGCCGCGCCGAAGGGCCCGCTCCACGGCGGCCCGAACGGCCCTGTACACGGCCGAGCCGTCGCGCAGCCTCACCTCGGTCTTGGCCGGATGGACGTTCACGTCCACCTCGGAGGGCGGCATGTCGATGAATATGACGGCCGCCGGGTAGCGGCCCGCAGCCACGAGACCGCCGTAGCCGTCGAGCACGGCGCGCGTGACGGTCCGGTCCCTTACGGGACGGCCGTTGATGTAGGTATAGAGGGCCTTGGGCGCGGGGTAGGTGAGCTCCGGCCTTCCGACGATGCCCCTTATGTCCAGCCCCTTGGGGCCCATTGCCCGGGCGTCCACCTCGCCCATGCCCTCGAGGACCTCTTCGCCCATGAGCCTGGCCACACGGTCGGCAAGCGACGACGGCGGGCAGTTGAAGACGGTCTTCCCGCCGTGCACGAGGCGGAACGACTTGTCGGCGTGAGCGAGGGCCGCGCGCCTGACGGTCTCCATGACGTGGCCGAACTCGGTGCCGGCGGTGCGCAGGAACTTCCTGCGCGCCGGCGTGTTGTGGAAGAGGTCGCGCACCTCGACGGTCGTGCCCGGCGCGCATCCCGCCTCGACTATCGTCACCTCGCCGTCTTCGGCCCTCACCTCCACGCCCGAGACGGACTCCCTCGTCCTGGTCCTTATGCGGAGGCGCGCAACAGCCGCTATGCTCGACAGCGCCTCGCCGCGAAAGCCCATGGTGGTTATGGCCTCGAGGTCCTCTTCGTCCCTTATCTTGCTCGTGGCGTGACGCACGAGCAGAAGCGGCGCGTCGGCCTCGCCGATGCCCGAGCCGTCGTCGGTGACGCGGATGAGCCTTCGGCCCCCTTCCTCGCAGAGCACGGCGATGTGGGCGGCGGCCGCGTCCAGGGCGTTCTCGACGAGCTCCTTTACGACCGAGGCCGGACGCTCCACCACCTCGCCGGCCGCGATCTTCGAGGCCAGGGACTCGCTCATGAGCCTTATGACGGCGGGGGCGTTACCGGCCATGGCTCTTCTGCAACAGGGGGCCGTCTCCCTCGAGGTAGGGGTTGAGCGGACAGGGACCGCACCTCGGCGCAGCGGGGCGGCAGAAATCCTTGCCCGCTTTCACCAGCAGGGCGTGGTACTCGTTGAAGAGGGCCGTATCCGGCGGGAGGTTGTCCATGAACAGCCGCTGCAACCCCGCGTAGTCTGCGGCGTGGTCGGCCAGGCCGTGGCGCGTCAATATGCGTTTCGTGTAGGCGTCGATGACGAAGACGGCGCGGCGCGCGGCGTAGAGCATTATGGAGTCGGCCGTCTCAGGGCCTATGCCCTTGACGGAGAGGAGCTCTTTGCGCAGGGCGCCGTCGTCGAGGCGGAAGAGCCTTCGCAGGCTTCCGCCGTGGCGCTCGAAGAGCCGGTCCGTGAAGGCCTTGAGCCTTGCGGCCTTGACGTTGAAGTAGCCGGCCGGCCGTATGAGCCCGGCGATCTCTCCGGGCGTTGCGCGATGGAGGGCTTCGGCCGTGAGCATCCTGCGCTCCCGAAGCCTAGCGATCGCCTTCTCCACGTTGGTCCACGCCGTGTTCTGGGTGAGTATGGCCCCCACGACGACCTCGAAGCGCGTCCGTCCCGGCCACCAGTGCTGGGGGCCGAAGCTTGCGAAGAGGGCGTCGTAGAAGGCGCGCAGAAGCGCCGGGAGTTCGTTCCCTCCGGGCCGCTGCGGCCTCAGAGCGGTAGTTGCAGCCCTGTCGGTCTCCATCTCGCCGTCGATGCTCACCTTGCCCGCTTCTTGCGGCCTGTCCCCGGGCCGCTGCGGTCCTTGCGCGTCGGCCTGGAGCCTCTGCGCCGGCGCACCCTCCCTGCGGCTCCGCCGCCGGCCGCCGGCCCCTCTGCGCCCTGTGCGCCGCCTGGTCTCAGCGCCGCCGGGGCCTTGCCCGACACGGCGGCGCGCAGCCTCTCCACCTCGCGGGTCGTAAGGGGCCTCGACCGGCCGGGGGCGAGCGCGCCGAGTTTGAGGGGGCCGTACTCCACGCGCCTGAGCTTCGAGACGGGGTGTCCCACGGCGGCGCACATGCGCTTTACGAGCCTGTTGCGTCCCTCGGTGACGGTGATCTCGAGCCACGAGTTCTCGTCGGTCCTCGCCGCGAGGCGCACCCTTGCGGGCAGGGTGCGGCCGTCCTCGAGGACCACGCCCCGCTCCAGGCGCCTTATGTCCGCCCCGTCGGGCACGTCCCTCACCTTGACGAGGTATTTCTTGGGCACGCCGTAGCGGGGATGCATGAGCAGGTTCGCAAGGCCGCCGTCGTTTGTGAGGATGATGAGCCCCTCGGCGTCGTAGTCGAGACGGCCCACGGGAAAGAGCCTTGTCCTGGAGCCCTGGCGCACCAGGTCGGTTACGACCGGTCTGCCCGCCGGGTCGGAGACGGCGCTTATGACGCCCCTGGGCTTGTTGAGCATGATGTAGAGCCTGGGGCCGCCCGGCCGAAGCCGCGCTCCGTCCACCTCTATGCGGTCGGTACGGGGGTCAGCCTTCGTGCCCGGCTCGGTCACCACCCGGCCCGAGACCCTGACCCTCCCCTCGAGGATCATCTCCTCGGCCTTCCTCCTCGACGCCACCCCCGCCGCGGCCAGTATCTTCTGAAGTCTCTCTTTCATGCTCCTCTTCGAACTCCTCGGCCGTCTCTTCGGGCAGGGCCGCCTCCTTGAGGCTCGGCAGCGCGCCCAGGTCCTTGAGGGCGAAGGTCTCGAGGAACTGGCGCGTCGTGCCGTAGACGGCGGGCCTGCCGGGCAGGTCCTTCCTTCCCACCACCCTGACGAGCCTGCGCTCGAGCAGGGTCTTGAGCACGCCGCCCGTGTCCACGCCCCTCACCTCTTCTATCTCGGCCCTCGTCACCGGCTGCTTGTAGGCTATGACGGCGAGCGTCTCCATGGCGGCGCGGCTCATCTTCTTGGGACCGGCCTTGAAGAGCCTCCTTATCCAGGGGGCGTACTCTACCCGTGTGCGGAAACGCCACCCCCCGGCCGCCTCTTCGAGCGTGAAGCCCCGGCCGGCCGCGTAGTCGTCGACGAGGGAGTCGAGGGCGGCCCTCACGGCGGCCCGTTCCTCGCCCTCCATGACCGAGACGAGGCGCTCGAGGCTTACCGGCCGGTCGGAGGCGAAGATTAGGGCCTCGAGCACGGGCTTTATCCTCTCCACGTCGGCCTCGTCTCCCCCGGGCCCTGCGCCGCCCGCTCCGGCGCCGGCCCGGCCGCCGCGCCCCTCGTCCCGCGCTTCTCCCTCCGCCGCCGCGCCGGACGGAGGCCCGGCCCCTTCTGCGGGCGCGGCGGCGGGGTCCTGCGTCTTTTCTTCTTCCATCGCGTCCTTCAACGGTCGGTCTTCCGCGCCCCGTCCCCCTCCGCGACCGGCTGGACCGGCCCGGCGCATTCCGCCCCGCTCGCACCGCCGGGGAGGTAGACCCTTATGCCTCCGTCGTGCTGGTGGAGGAGGACCATGCGCATCTTGGCAAGCTCGAGGAGGGCGAGGAAGGTGACGATTATCTCGCCCTTCGATGCGCCGGCCGGAAAGAGGGCGGCGAAGGGGGCGCTGGCCGTCTCGGAGAGGAAGTCCATTATGTAGTTTATCTTGTCGACGACCTTGAACTTGTCGACCGTCATGTCGACGCTGTAGGTCTTCGGTGCGCGTCCGAGCACCTCGCGCAACGCGTCCATGAGGTCGAAGAGCGAGACGTCCACGAGGGGCTCGTCGAGCTTGAAGTCCTCGGCGCAGAGCTCCGCGCCGCGCGCAAAGACGTCGCGGCCGAGCACCAGGCGGGCCTCGAGTTCGCTTGCCGCCTCCTTGTAGCGGCGGTACTCAAGGAGCCTTCGCACGAGCTCCTCGCGGGGGTCGGCGCCCCACTCCTCGTCGTCGCCCTCCTCCTTCTCCGGCGCGGGCAGGAGCATCCTGCTCTTTATGTGCACGAGGGTCGCCGCCATGACGAGGAACTCGCCGGCCAGGTCGAGGTTCATGCTCTTGAGCATCTCCATGTACTCGAGGTACTGGTCGGTGATCTCGGCTATGGGGATGTCGTATATGTCGACCTCGTTCTTCCTGATGAGGTGGAGAAGGAGGTCGAGCGGCCCCTCGAATATGTCGAGCCTTACGCTGTAAGCCATGGCCCCCCGCAGGCCCGGCGTCTCCCCGCCGTCAGCGCCCGGCGCAGCGGGGCGGGCGGGCCTTTGCGCGCCGCCTCGACAGCCCCACGGCGCGGCGCACTTCGTCCATCGTCTCGGCCGCCAGGGCGGCCGCCTTCCCGGTCCCGCGCTCCAGTATCCCGTCCACCACGGCCGGGTCGCCCTCGAGCTCGGCCCTCCTCTTGCGCACGGGCTCGAGGCGCTCGAGCACGAGGGGTATCACCTTCATCTTGCACTCGATGCAGCCCATGGAGGCGGTGGAGCATCCGCTGCGCACCTCTTCGAGCACCGCGTCGTCGGAGTAGAGCCTGTGGAAGGACTCGTAGAAGGGGCACCTGGCCGGGTCCCCCGGGTCGGTCCGCCGCTTCCTGGCCGTGTCGGTCACCATGGTGCGCAGCTTCCTTTCCACCACGCCGGGATCGTCGGAGAGATAGACGGCGTTGTCGTAGCTCTTGCTCATCTTGCGGCCGTCGGTGCCGAGGAGCTTGGGCGCCGCGGTGAGCAGTGTCTCGGGCTCGGGGAAGACGGGTCCGTAGAAGTGGTTGAAGCGCCTCGTGATCTCCCTTGCAAGCTCTATGTGCGGGGCCTGGTCCACTCCCACCGGCACCTTGTGGGCCTTGTAGAGTATTATGTCGGCCGTCTGGAGCACGGGGTAGCCGAAGAAACCGTAGGTGCGCAGATCCCGCGTCTTTATCTCCC is a window from the Deltaproteobacteria bacterium genome containing:
- a CDS encoding endonuclease III domain-containing protein; this translates as METDRAATTALRPQRPGGNELPALLRAFYDALFASFGPQHWWPGRTRFEVVVGAILTQNTAWTNVEKAIARLRERRMLTAEALHRATPGEIAGLIRPAGYFNVKAARLKAFTDRLFERHGGSLRRLFRLDDGALRKELLSVKGIGPETADSIMLYAARRAVFVIDAYTKRILTRHGLADHAADYAGLQRLFMDNLPPDTALFNEYHALLVKAGKDFCRPAAPRCGPCPLNPYLEGDGPLLQKSHGR
- the mutL gene encoding DNA mismatch repair endonuclease MutL — its product is MAGNAPAVIRLMSESLASKIAAGEVVERPASVVKELVENALDAAAAHIAVLCEEGGRRLIRVTDDGSGIGEADAPLLLVRHATSKIRDEEDLEAITTMGFRGEALSSIAAVARLRIRTRTRESVSGVEVRAEDGEVTIVEAGCAPGTTVEVRDLFHNTPARRKFLRTAGTEFGHVMETVRRAALAHADKSFRLVHGGKTVFNCPPSSLADRVARLMGEEVLEGMGEVDARAMGPKGLDIRGIVGRPELTYPAPKALYTYINGRPVRDRTVTRAVLDGYGGLVAAGRYPAAVIFIDMPPSEVDVNVHPAKTEVRLRDGSAVYRAVRAAVERALRRGGGGGGG
- a CDS encoding segregation/condensation protein A, with product MAYSVRLDIFEGPLDLLLHLIRKNEVDIYDIPIAEITDQYLEYMEMLKSMNLDLAGEFLVMAATLVHIKSRMLLPAPEKEEGDDEEWGADPREELVRRLLEYRRYKEAASELEARLVLGRDVFARGAELCAEDFKLDEPLVDVSLFDLMDALREVLGRAPKTYSVDMTVDKFKVVDKINYIMDFLSETASAPFAALFPAGASKGEIIVTFLALLELAKMRMVLLHQHDGGIRVYLPGGASGAECAGPVQPVAEGDGARKTDR
- the trpS gene encoding tryptophan--tRNA ligase, with the protein product MTESRVVSGMRPTGRLHLGHYHGVLTNWLELQRDYRCFFFVADWHALTSEYADTSALADNVTEMVIDWLSVGIDPERSVIFPQSAVKEHAELFVLLSVITPMAWLERNPTYKEQLREIKTRDLRTYGFFGYPVLQTADIILYKAHKVPVGVDQAPHIELAREITRRFNHFYGPVFPEPETLLTAAPKLLGTDGRKMSKSYDNAVYLSDDPGVVERKLRTMVTDTARKRRTDPGDPARCPFYESFHRLYSDDAVLEEVRSGCSTASMGCIECKMKVIPLVLERLEPVRKRRAELEGDPAVVDGILERGTGKAAALAAETMDEVRRAVGLSRRRAKARPPRCAGR
- a CDS encoding rRNA pseudouridine synthase codes for the protein MKERLQKILAAAGVASRRKAEEMILEGRVRVSGRVVTEPGTKADPRTDRIEVDGARLRPGGPRLYIMLNKPRGVISAVSDPAGRPVVTDLVRQGSRTRLFPVGRLDYDAEGLIILTNDGGLANLLMHPRYGVPKKYLVKVRDVPDGADIRRLERGVVLEDGRTLPARVRLAARTDENSWLEITVTEGRNRLVKRMCAAVGHPVSKLRRVEYGPLKLGALAPGRSRPLTTREVERLRAAVSGKAPAALRPGGAQGAEGPAAGGGAAGRVRRRRGSRPTRKDRSGPGTGRKKRAR
- the scpB gene encoding SMC-Scp complex subunit ScpB — protein: MRRAGPAGRGGGRGAEDRPLKDAMEEEKTQDPAAAPAEGAGPPSGAAAEGEARDEGRGGRAGAGAGGAGPGGDEADVERIKPVLEALIFASDRPVSLERLVSVMEGEERAAVRAALDSLVDDYAAGRGFTLEEAAGGWRFRTRVEYAPWIRRLFKAGPKKMSRAAMETLAVIAYKQPVTRAEIEEVRGVDTGGVLKTLLERRLVRVVGRKDLPGRPAVYGTTRQFLETFALKDLGALPSLKEAALPEETAEEFEEEHERETSEDTGRGGGGVEEEGRGDDPRGEGQGLGPGGDRAGHEG